From Mauremys reevesii isolate NIE-2019 linkage group 10, ASM1616193v1, whole genome shotgun sequence, the proteins below share one genomic window:
- the ISL2 gene encoding insulin gene enhancer protein ISL-2 isoform X2, translated as MCVGCGSQIHDQYILKVSPDLEWHAACLKCAECSQYLDETCTCFVRDGKTYCKRDYIRLFGIKCAKCKVGFSSSDLVMRARENVYHIECFRCSVCSRQLLPGDEFSLRDHELLCRADHGLLLDRSSAESPRSPGHLQSTRGLHLSDSVPGRQPSLRPHVHKQTEKTTRVRTVLNEKQLHTLRTCYAANPRPDALMKEQLVEMTGLSPRVIRVWFQNKRCKDKKKSILMKQLQQQQHSDKTSLQGLTGTPLVAGSPIRHESAVQGNAVEVQTYQPPWKALSEFALQSDLDQPAFQQLVSFSESGSLGNSSGSDVTSLSSQLPDTPNSMVPSPVET; from the exons ATGTGTGTGGGCTGTGGGAGTCAGATCCATGACCAGTACATCCTGAAGGTCTCCCCGGACCTCGAGTGGCATGCAGCATGTCTCAAATGCGCTGAATGCAGCCAGTACTTGGATGAAACCTGCACTTGTTTTGTGAGAGATGGCAAGACATACTGTAAAAGGGATTATATCAG GTTATTCGGCATAAAGTgtgcaaagtgcaaggtgggATTCAGCAGCAGTGATCTGGTGATGAGAGCCCGGGAGAACGTGTATCACATCGAATGTTTCCGCTGCTCTGTCTGCAGCCGCCAGCTCCTGCCCGGGGATGAGTTCTCTCTACGGGACCACGAGCTGCTCTGTCGGGCCGACCACGGCCTTCTGCTGGACAGGAGCTCGGCGGAGAGTCCCAGGAGCCCCGGCCATTTACAGAGCACCAGAGGCCTGCATCTATCAG ACTCCGTGCCCGGCCGCCAGCCCTCTCTCCGGCCCCACGTGCACAAGCAGACGGAGAAGACCACCCGCGTCCGGACGGTGCTGAACGAGAAGCAGCTGCACACGCTGCGGACCTGCTACGCGGCCAACCCGCGGCCGGACGCGCTGATGAAGGAGCAGCTGGTGGAGATGACCGGCCTGAGCCCCAGAGTGATCCGGGTCTGGTTCCAGAACAAGCGCTGCAAGGACAAGAAGAAATCCATCCTgatgaagcagctgcagcagcagcagcacagcgaCAAGACA AGTCTGCAGGGCCTGACCGGGACCCCCCTGGTGGCCGGGAGCCCCATCCGCCATGAGAGCGCCGTGCAGGGCAACGCCGTGGAGGTCCAGACCTACCAGCCCCCGTGGAAAGCGCTCAGTGAATTCGCACTGCAGAGCGACCTGGACCAACCTGCCTTCCAGCAGCTG gtaTCCTTTTCGGAATCTGGCTCATTGGGTAACTCTTCTGGCAGCGATGTGACCTCCTTGTCTTCCCAGTTACCTGACACCCCCAACAGCATGGTACCCAGTCCTGTGGAAACGTGA
- the ISL2 gene encoding insulin gene enhancer protein ISL-2 isoform X1: protein MVDIIFHYPFLGAMGDHSKKKPGIAMCVGCGSQIHDQYILKVSPDLEWHAACLKCAECSQYLDETCTCFVRDGKTYCKRDYIRLFGIKCAKCKVGFSSSDLVMRARENVYHIECFRCSVCSRQLLPGDEFSLRDHELLCRADHGLLLDRSSAESPRSPGHLQSTRGLHLSDSVPGRQPSLRPHVHKQTEKTTRVRTVLNEKQLHTLRTCYAANPRPDALMKEQLVEMTGLSPRVIRVWFQNKRCKDKKKSILMKQLQQQQHSDKTSLQGLTGTPLVAGSPIRHESAVQGNAVEVQTYQPPWKALSEFALQSDLDQPAFQQLVSFSESGSLGNSSGSDVTSLSSQLPDTPNSMVPSPVET from the exons ATGGTGGATATTATTTTTCATTATCCTTTTCTGGGTGCTATGGGGGATCATTCCAAGA AAAAGCCCGGAATTGCCATGTGTGTGGGCTGTGGGAGTCAGATCCATGACCAGTACATCCTGAAGGTCTCCCCGGACCTCGAGTGGCATGCAGCATGTCTCAAATGCGCTGAATGCAGCCAGTACTTGGATGAAACCTGCACTTGTTTTGTGAGAGATGGCAAGACATACTGTAAAAGGGATTATATCAG GTTATTCGGCATAAAGTgtgcaaagtgcaaggtgggATTCAGCAGCAGTGATCTGGTGATGAGAGCCCGGGAGAACGTGTATCACATCGAATGTTTCCGCTGCTCTGTCTGCAGCCGCCAGCTCCTGCCCGGGGATGAGTTCTCTCTACGGGACCACGAGCTGCTCTGTCGGGCCGACCACGGCCTTCTGCTGGACAGGAGCTCGGCGGAGAGTCCCAGGAGCCCCGGCCATTTACAGAGCACCAGAGGCCTGCATCTATCAG ACTCCGTGCCCGGCCGCCAGCCCTCTCTCCGGCCCCACGTGCACAAGCAGACGGAGAAGACCACCCGCGTCCGGACGGTGCTGAACGAGAAGCAGCTGCACACGCTGCGGACCTGCTACGCGGCCAACCCGCGGCCGGACGCGCTGATGAAGGAGCAGCTGGTGGAGATGACCGGCCTGAGCCCCAGAGTGATCCGGGTCTGGTTCCAGAACAAGCGCTGCAAGGACAAGAAGAAATCCATCCTgatgaagcagctgcagcagcagcagcacagcgaCAAGACA AGTCTGCAGGGCCTGACCGGGACCCCCCTGGTGGCCGGGAGCCCCATCCGCCATGAGAGCGCCGTGCAGGGCAACGCCGTGGAGGTCCAGACCTACCAGCCCCCGTGGAAAGCGCTCAGTGAATTCGCACTGCAGAGCGACCTGGACCAACCTGCCTTCCAGCAGCTG gtaTCCTTTTCGGAATCTGGCTCATTGGGTAACTCTTCTGGCAGCGATGTGACCTCCTTGTCTTCCCAGTTACCTGACACCCCCAACAGCATGGTACCCAGTCCTGTGGAAACGTGA